One Spodoptera frugiperda isolate SF20-4 chromosome 30, AGI-APGP_CSIRO_Sfru_2.0, whole genome shotgun sequence genomic window carries:
- the LOC118269656 gene encoding LOW QUALITY PROTEIN: ras GTPase-activating protein-binding protein 2 (The sequence of the model RefSeq protein was modified relative to this genomic sequence to represent the inferred CDS: inserted 1 base in 1 codon), with protein MVMEASPSPQSVGREFVRQYYTLLNKAPAHLHRFYNNYSSFVHGGLDAPNRETLPVVGQKQIHNRIQQLNFRDCHAKISQVDAQATLGNGVVVQVTGELSNGGAPMRRFTQTFVLAAQSPKKYYVHNDIFRYQDIVFSDEEGSGSGRSEGEEEESPGTGTGGAYFPPPPAAAAFPGAFPAPPAPPAPPHLNGHPLALHHHRDLVQALHENKEDKHFERGGTGATVVAPRGQQRSRSSRRDRCAPAGAGPRSRAGRAAGDSGACGRAPTGPSSPPAPAVPEPAPEPEPEREPTPPPHPPAAPEPKTYANLVKCGAGARASPPGAPPAAPPAAPPAARXPRGVVAEAREVREAREPRRYSDAQQLFLGNLPHCATEDELRALFARFGPVAELRVHSKPAAPGAPKHPNYGFITYETSQAAHDCLNAAPLYFPGEGAEGGVKLNVEEKKTRAREPARRRPLSSHRAAFAPRQPYRR; from the exons ATGGTAATGGAGGCGTCTCCGTCACCGCAGAGCGTCGGTCGCGAGTTCGTGCGACAATACTACACGCTATTAAATAAGGCGCCCGCCCATCTGCACAG ATTTTACAACAATTACTCATCGTTCGTCCACGGAGGGCTGGATGCGCCCAACCGTGAGACGCTGCCGGTGGTTGGGCAGAAACAGATTCACAACCGCATCCAACAGCTTAACTTCCGCGACTGCCATGCCAAGATCAGTCAG GTGGACGCGCAGGCCACTCTGGGCAACGGAGTGGTGGTGCAAGTAACGGGCGAGCTGTCCAACGGTGGCGCCCCCATGCGCCGTTTCACCCAGACCTTCGTACTAGCCGCGCAATCGCCCAAAAAGTACTACGTCCACAACGACATCTTCCGTTATCAG GATATCGTTTTCTCGGACGAAGAGGGCTCCGGCTCCGGTCGATCTGAGGGGGAGGAGGAGGAGTCCCCGGGTACGGGCACTGGCGGCGCGTACTTCCCGCCGCCGCCGGCCGCTGCCGCCTTCCCGGGCGCCttccccgcgccccccgcgcccccggcgCCGCCGCATCTCAACGGCCATCCGCTAGCCTTGCACCACCACCGCGATCTCGTGCAGGCATTGCACG AAAATAAGGA GGACAAGCATTTCGAGCGAGGCGGAACCGGAGCCACCGTCGTCGCCCCCCGTGGCCAGCAGCGCAGCCGCAGCTCCCGCCGCGACCGCTGCGCCCCCGCCGGCGCCGGCCCCCGCTCCCGGGCCGGCCGCGCCGCCGGCGACAGCGGCGCCTGCGGCCGCGCCCCCACGGGCCCCAGCTCGCCGCCCGCGCCGGCCGTGCCGGAGCCGGCCCCGGAGCCCGAGCCGGAGCGCGAGCCCACCCCGCCGCCGCACCCAC CGGCAGCCCCGGAGCCTAAGACGTACGCTAACCTCGTGAAGTGCGGAGCGGGAGCGCGCGCCTCCCCGCCCGGCGCGccccccgccgcgcccccgGCCGCTCCCCCTGCGGCGC GCCCCCGCGGGGTGGTGGCGGAGGCGCGCGAGGTGCGCGAGGCGCGCGAGCCGCGGCGCTACTCGGACGCGCAGCAGCTGTTCCTGGGCAACCTGCCGCACTGCGCCACCGAGGACGAGCTGCGCGCGCTCTTCGCCCGCTTCGGGCCCGTCGCCGAGCTGCGCGTGCACTCCAAGCCCGCCGCGCCCGGCGCGCCCAAGCACCCCAACTACGGCTTCATCACCTACGAGACCTCGCAGGCCGCGCACGACTGCCTCAACGCCGCG CCGCTGTACTTCCCGGGCGAGGGCGCGGAGGGCGGCGTGAAGCTGAACGTGGAGGAGAAGAAGACGCGCGCCCGCGAGCCGGCCCGGCGGCGCCCGCTGTCGTCGCACCGCGCGGCCTTCGCCCCGCGCCAGCCCTACCGCCGCTAG